CGCGAGTTCCTGAAGAACTACACCGGCGGCTTCATCGTGATCTCGCACGACGTCGAGCTCGTCGGCGAGACAGTCAACCGCGTCTTCTATCTGGATGCGAACCGCCAGGTCATCGACATCTACAACATGGGGTGGAAGAACTACCAGCGTCAGCGCGCCGCCGATGAGGAGCGCCGGAAGAAGGAGCGCGCCAACGCCGAGAAGAAGGCGGGGGCGCTGCAGCTCCAAGCCGCTCGGTTCGGCGCGAAGGCCACGAAGGCCGCCGCCGCCCACCAGATGGTCGCCCGCGCCGAGAAGCTGCTGGCCGGTCTCGAGGACGTGCGTCAGGCCGACCGCGTGGCGAAGCTGCGCTTCCCGACGCCGGCGCCCTGCGGCCGCACCCCGCTGCAGGCCAGCGACCTGTCGAAGAGCTACGGCTCGCTGGAGATCTTCACGGCCGTGGACCTCGCGATCGACCGCGGCTCGAAGGTCGTCGTTCTGGGGCTCAACGGTGCGGGCAAGACGACGCTGCTCCGGATGCTCGCGGGCGTGGATCGCCCGGACACCGGCCAGGTGGAGCCCGGTCACGGACTCCGCATCGGCTACTACGCGCAGGAGCACGAGACGATCGACGTCGAGCGCAGCGTGCTGCAGAACATGGTGTCGTCGTCGCCGTCGCTCACCGAGACGGAGGCGCGCAAGGTGCTCGGCTCCTTCCTCTTCACCGGGGATGACGCCCACAAGCCCGCGGGCGTGCTCTCGGGCGGCGAGAAGACCCGTCTCGCGCTCGCGATGATCGTCGTGTCCGGTGCGAACGTCCTGCTGCTCGACGAGCCGACGAACAACCTCGACCCGGCGAGCCGCGAGGAGATCCTGGATGCGCTGGCGCACTACGAGGGCGCCGTCGTCCTGGTCAGCCACGACGAGGGTGCTGTCGAGGCCCTGAATCCCGAGCGGGTGCTCATCCTGCCCGACGGCGTCGAGGACCACTGGAACCGCGACTACCTCGACCTGATCTCGCTGGCCTAGCCCTGCACGATTTGCGCCGAGGAGGCCGGGGTCAGCGCGCGGCGTCGAGAAGCTCGTCCTCGACGTCCGCGTCGGTGCGCCGGGCCCGGCGCCGGCGCTCGCGCTCCGCCGCCCGCGCCTTCTCGGCCGGGTCGTCGGAGTTGCGCTTGCGGTACTCGGTCACCAGCGCGTAGCCGAGACCGAAGAACCCGATCAGCGCGAAGATGATCCACTGGATCATGTACGACCAGTGGAGACCCTCGTCCTGGGTCGGGGGAGACGTCACGGTCGGTGTCGGGGCCGTCGCGGGGGCCGGATCCTCGCTGTCGAGCAGGCCGTACGCCCCGGTGTAGACCGCTGCGTCGCCCAACTTCTGCTTGACGACCGACAGCTGGATGGTGCCCACCTGGTCGCCGGTCGCCGTCCGTCCCGAGATCGCCGGCTCGCTCGCCTTGAGCCGCGCGACCACCGTGACCGTCCCGGCGGGTGCCGCGGGCACGTGGTCGGGGGAGTCGGTCGTGTTGCCGGTGGGGACCCATCCCCGGTCCACCACGAACAGCGAGCCGTCCGCCGTGCGCAGCGGGGTGAGCACTTCGAAACCGGGGCTGCCGTTGAAGGGGCGGTTCCGGACCAGCAGCTGCTTGTCGCGCTCATAGGTGCCGGTGACCGTGACCCGCCGCCACTCCTGCTTGGGCGAGTAGGCGGTGAGGCTGCTCAGCTCGTCGGTGAGCGGAGCCGGCTTCGAGTCGTAGTTCTCGGTGACCAGCGCGTTCGCGGCCGCCGCCTCCTTGCTCCGGGCGAGCTGCCAGTTGGAGAGGAATCCGCACGCGATCGCGAACACGATCGCGAACGCGAGGTACCCGAACCAGCGGCGCGAGATGGCGAAGCGCCAGCCCTCGGGCGCGCGGCCGCTCACGCCCTCGGCCGTTCGGGTTCGACCTCGGCTCCGGCGACTTCGGCCTCGTCCACGGACACGACGCGCAGCGGGAAGTCGCGCGCCGCGAGGAAATCGCGCAGGAACTCCACATGCTCATCGCACGCCAGCCAGACCTTCACCCGGTCTTCGGCGTGGATTCGCGGGTTGCGCCACTCGATCCGCCACGACGCCGTCGCGCGGCAGCCGGCGCGGGAGCACGTCAACGGCTCCGGCTCATCCGATCCGAGCCCGATCACTGGTCCTCCTGCTGGTCGTAGCGCGGCCCCGGTGGCGGGGGCGCCATTGGCAGGATATTGCCCGGACGCTGGACTTCTTCTCGACGGGGGTCGACCGAGACGTTCGCGATGACCACGGCGAAGTACGGCAGGAAGATCGCGCCGATCAGCGGGACGGCGGCCCACCACCCGGGAACGATCACGGCGACGATCAGGCACACGACGCGGATGCTCATGGCGACCGAATACTTGATCATCCGGTGCCGACGTTCCTCGTCGGGGGAGAGGGGCAGGCTCGTGATCGACGGAGCTGAGGGCTTCTTCATGTGCGTAGACACCAGAGTACGTCCATAAACTGGGTGGCGGTCCGTTCACGGACATCTTGCAGAAAGGAACCGCATGACCACGCCACGCACCGTCCTCGTCACCGGAGGAAACCGGGGGATCGGCTACGCCATCGCCGAGGAGTTCGTCGCCCAGGGGCACCGCGTCGCGGTCACCGCGCGGTCGGGCGAGGGTCCGGAGGGTGCGCTGACCGTGCGGGCCGACGTGACCGACGCCGCGTCCGTCGATGCCGCCTTCACCGAGGTGGAGGAGAAGCTCGGCCCGGTGGAGGTCGTGGTCGCCAACGCGGGAATCACCAAGGACACGCTGCTCATGCGGATGACCGATGAGGAGTTCGACTCGGTGATCGAGACGAACCTCGGCGGGGCGTTCCGCGTCGTCAAGCGTGCGAACAAGGGGATGCTCAAGGCGCGCTTCGGCCGCATCGTGCTGATCTCCAGCGTTGTGGGGCTGTTCGGCGGTGCCGGTCAGGTCAATTACGCCTCCTCGAAGGCCGGTCTCGTCGGCATGGCGCGCTCGATCACCCGCGAGCTCGGCGCGCGCGGCATCAC
This region of Leifsonia sp. fls2-241-R2A-40a genomic DNA includes:
- a CDS encoding SURF1 family protein, whose product is MSGRAPEGWRFAISRRWFGYLAFAIVFAIACGFLSNWQLARSKEAAAANALVTENYDSKPAPLTDELSSLTAYSPKQEWRRVTVTGTYERDKQLLVRNRPFNGSPGFEVLTPLRTADGSLFVVDRGWVPTGNTTDSPDHVPAAPAGTVTVVARLKASEPAISGRTATGDQVGTIQLSVVKQKLGDAAVYTGAYGLLDSEDPAPATAPTPTVTSPPTQDEGLHWSYMIQWIIFALIGFFGLGYALVTEYRKRNSDDPAEKARAAERERRRRARRTDADVEDELLDAAR
- the fabG gene encoding 3-oxoacyl-ACP reductase FabG — translated: MTTPRTVLVTGGNRGIGYAIAEEFVAQGHRVAVTARSGEGPEGALTVRADVTDAASVDAAFTEVEEKLGPVEVVVANAGITKDTLLMRMTDEEFDSVIETNLGGAFRVVKRANKGMLKARFGRIVLISSVVGLFGGAGQVNYASSKAGLVGMARSITRELGARGITANVVAPGFIETDMTAALPEAQQAEYKKSIPAGRFASPTEVAKVVTWIAGDDAGYISGAVIPVDGGLGMGH
- a CDS encoding ABC-F family ATP-binding cassette domain-containing protein, producing MLAVQGLELRVGARLLMEDVSFRVADGDKIGLVGRNGAGKTTLTKVLAGDLLPTAGKVDRSGDLGYLPQDPRSGNLDDLARTRILDARGLGSIVLGMREATLDMASTDSAVSEAAMKKYGRLEEQFHLHGGYAAEAEAASIASNLNLPDRILDQPLKTLSGGQRRRIELARILFSDARTMILDEPTNHLDADSVIWLREFLKNYTGGFIVISHDVELVGETVNRVFYLDANRQVIDIYNMGWKNYQRQRAADEERRKKERANAEKKAGALQLQAARFGAKATKAAAAHQMVARAEKLLAGLEDVRQADRVAKLRFPTPAPCGRTPLQASDLSKSYGSLEIFTAVDLAIDRGSKVVVLGLNGAGKTTLLRMLAGVDRPDTGQVEPGHGLRIGYYAQEHETIDVERSVLQNMVSSSPSLTETEARKVLGSFLFTGDDAHKPAGVLSGGEKTRLALAMIVVSGANVLLLDEPTNNLDPASREEILDALAHYEGAVVLVSHDEGAVEALNPERVLILPDGVEDHWNRDYLDLISLA
- a CDS encoding DUF3099 domain-containing protein translates to MKKPSAPSITSLPLSPDEERRHRMIKYSVAMSIRVVCLIVAVIVPGWWAAVPLIGAIFLPYFAVVIANVSVDPRREEVQRPGNILPMAPPPPGPRYDQQEDQ